GGACCGGGGCGGAGATCACTCCCGAGGTCGCCGTCTTCAACGAACGGCAGGAGATGGTCTATCGAGGTCGCATCGACGATCGATTCGTAGACTTTGGTAAGACGCGGGCGGAGGCGACGCAGCATGACCTGCGGGAAACACTTCAGGCCCTCGTCGACGATCGCGAGGTCACGCTACGAACCACGTCTGCCGTCGGATGCATCATCTCGGATCTCGAGTGAGACGAACCGCCATCTGGGGTCTTCCATGCCTACTCGCCATGGTTCTGGTGAGCTGCGCGGACGATCCCATTGACGTGACGACGTTCAACCGTGACGTGGCTCCGATCCTGTGGGAGCACTGCGCCGGGTGCCACCAACCGCAGGGTTCCGCGCCGTTCTCGCTTGTGACTTACGACGATGCACAGAAACGTGCGCGTCAGATCGTTCAGGTGACGGAGTCACGTTTCATGCCGCCCTGGCTCCCGGAACCCGGTCACGGGTCGTTTGCCGGCGCCCGCCGATTGACGGACGACGAGATCGGCGTGTTCGGTGATTGGCTGAACGACGGCGAGTTGGAGGGGCAGCGTGCGGACCGCCGCGAACCGCCGCCGCCCACCGAGGGTTGGCAGTTGGGACAACCCGATCTGGTCGTTCAGCTGCCACAACCCTACGAGCTGGCGGCAGAGGGCGTCGACGTCTATCGAAATTTCGTCATCCGTATGCCACGAGGGGGAGTCCGCTGGGTAGAAGCCGTGGAGTTCCGGCCGCTGAATTTGCGTGTCACCCATCACGCCCGATTGCTGATAGATCGTGACGGTCGTTCGCGTCAGATCGACGCCGACGATCCACTACCGGGCTTCGCCGGTATGGAGATCGGGGGCGCCACGACCCCCGACGGCTCACTCATCGGCTGGACACCCGGACGTGTCCCGCATCCCGGCCACCCGGGAATGGCCTGGCGGCTCGATGACACGACCGATCTGGTCCTTCAGCTTCATCTCGTGCCGACCGGTAGACCGGAGAGTGTCGATGCGACGGTTGGCCTGTATTTCGCGGACGAGGCCCCGACCCTCCACCCGGTTGCATTTGTGCTCGGGTCACGAGATATCGACATCGCCGCGGGTGATTCGCAGTTCGTCGTGGAAGATGACTACGAACTTCCCGTCGATGTGCAGCTGCTGGCCATCTATCCCCACGCGCACTACCTCGGGAAGACGATGCAGTTGGAGGCGAGTTTCCCCAACGGAACCTCTGAGTCGCTGTTGCGTATCTCCGACTGGGACTTCAACTGGCAGGACGAGTATCACTATGCGGACCCGGTAGCGCTGCCACGGGGGACGACGTTGTCGATGCGCTATACCTACGACAACACCTCGTCCAATCCACGAAATCCCCACGAGCCACCCCGGCGGGTCGTCTACGGGTCGCGGACATTTGACGAGATGGCCGAGCTGATGGTCCAGGTCCTACCGGCGACTCTCGACGACCACCGGGCCTTGCAGCGTCATCGGACCGACAATCTCATGCGCAAGGCGATTGACTATCGGCTCCGACGACTGGAGCGAAACGCCGACGACGTTGCCAGCCTCGCAGCTCTGGGGTCGACGTACCTATCCATGGACATGCCGGCGGACGCGATCGATCCACTTCGAAGAGCTGTCCGACTGCAACCGACCGACGTTCGACTGCAGAACAACCTTGGCTACGCTCTGCGACAGCTGGGCCGGGATCAGGAGGCGGTGATTCACCTCGAGAAGGCCGTTGGTCTGAGTCCCGATAACGCCGGAATGCGATTCACCCTTGCGGAGACACTGCTGGCTCTGGATCGAGTCGACGAAGCGATCGTGCACTACGAACGAATAGTCGAACTCCGTCCCGACATCGCCAGCGCCCGAGAGGCTCTCGCTCGGGCCCGCGCACGTCAGGGTCGCTAATCGTCCCATCGGGTTGGCGAAGATGGGCGCAAGTTGTAAAGTCGCGCCGTGAAACGTCTGCGTTACCTGCTGGAAGCCGCCGCCTTTGCCGTCCTGCTCGGACTGTCGCGAGTGATCCCGCGTTCGTGGATACGCAAGATGGGGCGTGGCTTGGGGGCTCTGGCCCGCCGCCTGAATAGCCGCCACCGGACGATTGCGCTGACAAACCTACAAACGGCGATGCCTCATCTGAGCGACGACGAAGCGCTGGAGATTACGCACAATTGCTGGAAGCACTTCGGGGAGATCCTGCTCGATACGCTCAGCGTGCGCCGACTGGGTCCGGACTCCGTCGGCACCGAGGTCCATTACGAGGGTCTGGAGCATGTGCAGAACGCCTACGGAAGCGGTAGGGGCGTCCTGTTGTTCTCCGGACACTTCGGGCACTGGGAATTGATAGCGCTGATGCAGGGCCACCTCGGTCTGCCGCTATCGATCGTGGCCCGCCCCCTGGATAACCCGTATCTCGAAAAAATGCTGACGGCGTTACGCGGCTCGTCCGGCAACATCCTTATCTACAAGCGCCACGCCGTAAGAGCGATGGTCAAGTCGCTGCGAAACTCGATCGGTGCGGCACTTCTGATCGATCAGGATGCCCGAGAAGAAGGAGTCTTCGTTCCGTTCTTCGGTCGGCCGGCGTCGACGACTCCGACGCTGGCCCGTCTGGCCCTCAGGACCGGCGCGATGATCATTCCGATGTATTCCGTGCCGCGGCCCGACGGTTCATGGACGATCATTTACGAGCCACCCGTGGAGGTCGATCCCGAGGCGGATCGAATAGCCGAGACCCATCGTGTGACGGCACTCTGCACGGCCAAGTTGGAAGGTTGGATCCGTCAGCGACCGGAGTTGTGGCTCTGGATGCATCGTCGATGGAAATCCGTAGAAGGACAGGAGAGAATCGATTGAACGGATTCGCACTCATCGGGCTCGTCTTGGCGGTGACCGCCGTCCTGTCGTGGATCAACGAGCGTTGGTTCAAGCTGCCGACCGCGATCGGAGTCATGGCGGGCGCGTTACTGCTGTCGCTTAGCCTGTTCGGCCTGAAGGCGCTTGGCGTGGTGGGCGATGCCTGGGCCGTCGGCGTCATCGAGCAGGTCGATTTCGGCGACGTACTCATGAAGGGGATGCTGAGTTTTCTCCTATTCGCCGGCGCGCTACATGTCGACCTGGGAGACCTGCTGCATCGGAAGTGGTCGATCCTGGTGCTCGCGACGGCGGGCGTCATGTTCTCGACCGTTCTGGTCGGGACCCTGTTCTGGTGGTTGTGCGGTTGGTTCGGTTTCGAATTGCCCTACATCTGGGCCCTGGCTTTCGGAGCGCTGATATCGCCGACCGATCCGGTGGCGGTCCTCGGCGTGATGAAGAACGCGAAGGCACCGGAAGGTCTGAGTTCGATGGTGGCGGGGGAATCTCTGTTCAACGACGGCGTCGGAGTCGTCGTCTTCACCGTCGTCGCCGGTCTCGTCGCGGGTGGCGGTCATCTT
This sequence is a window from Acidobacteriota bacterium. Protein-coding genes within it:
- a CDS encoding cation:proton antiporter codes for the protein MNGFALIGLVLAVTAVLSWINERWFKLPTAIGVMAGALLLSLSLFGLKALGVVGDAWAVGVIEQVDFGDVLMKGMLSFLLFAGALHVDLGDLLHRKWSILVLATAGVMFSTVLVGTLFWWLCGWFGFELPYIWALAFGALISPTDPVAVLGVMKNAKAPEGLSSMVAGESLFNDGVGVVVFTVVAGLVAGGGHLDAAHAGELFVVEALGGAVFGLVIGWVAYRMLKTIDNHSVEILITLAMVGGGYALAGLLHTSGPIAMVIAGLFMGNHGRLFGMSDDT
- a CDS encoding lysophospholipid acyltransferase family protein, producing the protein MKRLRYLLEAAAFAVLLGLSRVIPRSWIRKMGRGLGALARRLNSRHRTIALTNLQTAMPHLSDDEALEITHNCWKHFGEILLDTLSVRRLGPDSVGTEVHYEGLEHVQNAYGSGRGVLLFSGHFGHWELIALMQGHLGLPLSIVARPLDNPYLEKMLTALRGSSGNILIYKRHAVRAMVKSLRNSIGAALLIDQDAREEGVFVPFFGRPASTTPTLARLALRTGAMIIPMYSVPRPDGSWTIIYEPPVEVDPEADRIAETHRVTALCTAKLEGWIRQRPELWLWMHRRWKSVEGQERID
- a CDS encoding tetratricopeptide repeat protein, which translates into the protein MRRTAIWGLPCLLAMVLVSCADDPIDVTTFNRDVAPILWEHCAGCHQPQGSAPFSLVTYDDAQKRARQIVQVTESRFMPPWLPEPGHGSFAGARRLTDDEIGVFGDWLNDGELEGQRADRREPPPPTEGWQLGQPDLVVQLPQPYELAAEGVDVYRNFVIRMPRGGVRWVEAVEFRPLNLRVTHHARLLIDRDGRSRQIDADDPLPGFAGMEIGGATTPDGSLIGWTPGRVPHPGHPGMAWRLDDTTDLVLQLHLVPTGRPESVDATVGLYFADEAPTLHPVAFVLGSRDIDIAAGDSQFVVEDDYELPVDVQLLAIYPHAHYLGKTMQLEASFPNGTSESLLRISDWDFNWQDEYHYADPVALPRGTTLSMRYTYDNTSSNPRNPHEPPRRVVYGSRTFDEMAELMVQVLPATLDDHRALQRHRTDNLMRKAIDYRLRRLERNADDVASLAALGSTYLSMDMPADAIDPLRRAVRLQPTDVRLQNNLGYALRQLGRDQEAVIHLEKAVGLSPDNAGMRFTLAETLLALDRVDEAIVHYERIVELRPDIASAREALARARARQGR